Proteins from a genomic interval of Candidatus Fokinia cryptica:
- the rplM gene encoding 50S ribosomal protein L13: MEKSFFAKPSYVKKDWILIDAENAILGRLASRIALILRGKNKPYYTPNIDCGDNVVVINAAKIKVTGNKLEQEEFFWHTNHPGGIKSIKWSKIMSSEFQHRLLYRAVKRMMPKESPLADAQMKKLKIYSGNSHKHEGQVQNVVHRESILKEYCKKSNS; this comes from the coding sequence ATGGAGAAAAGTTTTTTTGCTAAACCTTCTTATGTAAAGAAAGATTGGATTTTGATAGATGCTGAAAATGCCATACTTGGCCGTTTAGCTTCTAGAATTGCATTGATATTGCGTGGTAAAAATAAGCCTTACTATACCCCAAATATAGATTGTGGAGATAACGTTGTAGTGATTAATGCAGCTAAGATTAAGGTTACTGGGAATAAACTTGAGCAAGAAGAATTTTTTTGGCATACAAATCATCCAGGAGGTATTAAGAGTATTAAGTGGAGTAAAATAATGTCCAGCGAATTTCAACATCGCTTGCTTTACAGAGCTGTGAAAAGAATGATGCCGAAGGAGAGTCCGTTAGCGGATGCTCAGATGAAAAAGCTTAAAATATATAGCGGCAATTCTCATAAGCATGAAGGACAAGTCCAGAATGTTGTGCATAGAGAGAGTATATTGAAAGAATATTGTAAAAAAAGTAATTCGTAA
- a CDS encoding cation:dicarboxylate symporter family transporter encodes MITYLRLRHLKSVLFVLLILGYSYFFSVIPDIIRDIVHTLALHVRNLVMLFIPVLTFTLMANAMYKVQSNATLFVVAIVLLECISNFIAIMYSYFFSAPLLPYFSTAIAYSTTTNSANLLFDARIPIPDFWNSKIFIVLGIIIGRVAKVRRWKDAEKILDKAMHFMTWIMHTFFSKAIIVMIMAFIANFGQKDIVSFIRNLINFLSIALSCSAVYFILILLIPLRMKYEEIKRVLKTITYPVMVAFTSSSSIIALPYVAESAAKLAKFPNIVRSIIPITIGVQQIGDCILNAILFSFLSYQFYGALPSLIVWLEFSFFYVLMRVGMTAVPGGGAISLASVPLLEKYLHFNDDMISIVLMMNILMDEIITALNVGYNIIMSLLMEKILLFYGLIKTDK; translated from the coding sequence ATGATTACTTACTTACGTTTACGTCACCTTAAGAGCGTTCTTTTTGTATTGCTGATACTTGGATATTCATACTTTTTTTCTGTTATACCAGATATTATTCGTGATATAGTGCATACGCTTGCGTTGCATGTAAGAAATTTAGTAATGCTTTTTATACCAGTATTGACATTTACCTTGATGGCAAATGCTATGTATAAAGTGCAGAGTAATGCAACTCTGTTTGTGGTTGCGATAGTGTTGTTAGAATGTATTTCTAATTTTATTGCAATCATGTACTCTTATTTCTTTAGTGCTCCATTATTACCGTACTTTAGTACTGCTATAGCTTATTCTACTACTACTAATTCAGCAAACTTATTATTCGACGCTAGGATACCAATACCAGACTTTTGGAACAGTAAAATCTTTATTGTACTTGGTATTATTATCGGTCGTGTTGCTAAAGTACGCAGGTGGAAAGATGCTGAAAAAATTCTAGATAAAGCAATGCATTTTATGACTTGGATAATGCATACCTTTTTTTCTAAAGCCATAATAGTGATGATTATGGCTTTTATTGCTAATTTTGGTCAAAAAGATATCGTATCTTTTATAAGAAATTTGATTAACTTTTTATCGATAGCTTTAAGTTGTTCTGCTGTATATTTTATTTTAATACTCTTGATACCACTACGTATGAAATACGAAGAGATTAAGAGAGTGCTTAAAACTATAACATATCCAGTAATGGTAGCTTTTACATCTTCTAGTAGTATAATAGCTCTACCATATGTTGCGGAAAGTGCAGCAAAGCTTGCAAAATTTCCTAATATAGTACGCTCTATCATTCCTATTACTATTGGAGTACAGCAAATCGGTGATTGTATACTTAACGCTATTCTTTTTTCTTTTTTATCTTACCAGTTTTATGGGGCTCTACCATCACTAATTGTATGGCTGGAGTTTAGCTTTTTTTACGTTTTAATGAGAGTAGGGATGACCGCTGTACCTGGAGGTGGAGCTATAAGCTTAGCATCTGTACCTCTCTTAGAGAAGTATTTGCATTTTAATGACGATATGATTTCCATCGTGCTTATGATGAATATATTAATGGATGAGATTATAACAGCTTTAAATGTAGGGTATAACATTATTATGTCGCTGCTCATGGAAAAGATTTTATTATTTTATGGGCTCATAAAAACTGACAAGTAG
- a CDS encoding fructose-bisphosphatase class II family protein — MEINYQYFLNATVRAAIAAARSRGKGDNEASDAVAVNEMRSYLNGLHFKTKVVIGEGLRDNAPMLFRGEVLGDKKGEQCFDIAVDPLECTDCCANNKDGAISVIAISNTGGLLEADDIYMYKIVYAVSNKAISDRINADTPLEDILSSIANDKGKKISELCVCVLNRKRHYSIIKLLREMNVTVSLIDDGDIIASIMAVMPSFNIDMYIGVGGAPEGVIASVAVRGLGGMMHAKMLYGVSSDTEVNKEMLTQYQNMEIADLSKSENAILVATGITNSALMKGVAFEGEYVTTESIVIDIARAGMMKIQDRFKM, encoded by the coding sequence GTGGAAATTAACTATCAGTACTTTTTGAATGCTACTGTTCGAGCAGCTATAGCTGCAGCAAGAAGTAGGGGGAAGGGTGATAATGAGGCATCAGATGCCGTTGCAGTGAACGAGATGCGTTCCTACTTAAATGGATTGCACTTCAAGACTAAGGTAGTAATAGGGGAAGGGCTAAGGGATAACGCACCGATGCTATTTCGAGGAGAGGTGTTAGGTGATAAAAAAGGAGAGCAGTGTTTTGATATTGCTGTTGATCCATTGGAGTGTACTGATTGTTGTGCTAATAATAAAGATGGTGCTATCTCAGTGATTGCGATTTCTAATACCGGAGGTCTTCTTGAAGCGGATGATATTTATATGTACAAGATAGTGTACGCCGTAAGTAATAAAGCTATATCTGATCGAATAAATGCTGATACGCCTTTAGAAGATATTTTATCATCTATTGCTAACGATAAAGGAAAAAAAATCTCAGAACTATGTGTATGTGTACTAAATAGAAAACGGCATTATAGCATTATAAAATTGCTTAGAGAGATGAATGTGACCGTATCTTTAATAGATGATGGAGATATAATTGCTTCAATTATGGCAGTTATGCCGAGTTTTAATATAGATATGTATATTGGTGTAGGAGGAGCACCAGAAGGTGTAATAGCATCTGTAGCAGTTAGAGGATTAGGGGGGATGATGCATGCTAAGATGCTTTATGGCGTATCATCAGATACCGAAGTGAATAAAGAAATGCTAACACAATATCAGAATATGGAAATTGCAGACTTGTCAAAAAGCGAAAACGCAATATTGGTTGCAACTGGTATTACTAATAGTGCTTTGATGAAAGGTGTAGCGTTTGAGGGCGAATATGTTACTACCGAATCGATAGTCATTGACATAGCTCGCGCTGGGATGATGAAAATACAGGATAGATTTAAGATGTAA
- the rpsD gene encoding 30S ribosomal protein S4 yields the protein MNIHSDVVTKINTTKCKASRRFGANLTEKADDAYVKRNYPPGMHGRNGYKRSSVYGMQLRAKQMLKAYYCNITEKQFRGIYKKAVKMSGDVGENLIGLLESRLDVVVYRSKYAPTMRAARQLVSHKHVKVNGKYLNVGSAFLRPSDTLELTPKALEMQVVQGALSNEAKVRPSYITFNGADSSVTFIRKPLLAEVPYPMNVDPQLTIELYSR from the coding sequence ATGAACATTCATAGTGATGTTGTGACAAAAATCAATACAACTAAGTGTAAAGCGTCTAGAAGATTCGGAGCGAATTTGACTGAGAAAGCTGATGATGCATATGTAAAGAGGAATTATCCTCCTGGTATGCATGGGAGAAATGGTTATAAGCGTTCTTCTGTGTATGGTATGCAGTTGAGAGCAAAGCAGATGTTGAAAGCGTATTATTGTAATATTACGGAAAAGCAATTTAGAGGAATTTATAAGAAAGCCGTTAAAATGTCTGGTGATGTAGGAGAGAATTTGATAGGTCTACTTGAATCTCGTCTTGATGTGGTGGTGTATAGAAGTAAATACGCTCCTACAATGAGGGCGGCAAGGCAGTTAGTGTCTCATAAGCATGTGAAGGTGAATGGGAAGTATTTAAATGTTGGTAGTGCGTTTTTACGACCATCGGATACTCTTGAGTTGACACCAAAAGCTTTAGAGATGCAGGTGGTACAGGGTGCGCTCTCTAATGAGGCTAAGGTGCGACCTTCTTATATCACTTTTAATGGTGCTGATTCTTCTGTGACGTTTATTAGAAAACCACTACTTGCAGAGGTGCCGTATCCTATGAATGTAGATCCTCAACTTACTATCGAGTTGTACTCGAGGTAG
- a CDS encoding holo-ACP synthase, with amino-acid sequence MTDASFLPSYIGVGVDIVNIHRVERILFENGTRFLNRVFTKKEIEYFFSKYREYVKEDFTFTMNPDELATQNVMIDIASYIAKRFAAKESYSKALGCGICINLKFCDMEILQNDKGAPFWSDDTKFAGEFYTALSMSDQYPFAIANTTLIRR; translated from the coding sequence GTGACAGATGCATCATTTCTGCCTTCGTATATAGGAGTAGGGGTGGATATAGTAAATATACATAGAGTAGAGAGGATACTTTTTGAAAATGGTACAAGATTTCTCAATAGGGTTTTTACAAAAAAAGAGATAGAGTACTTTTTTAGTAAATACCGAGAGTATGTAAAAGAAGATTTTACATTTACCATGAATCCCGATGAATTAGCTACTCAAAATGTGATGATAGATATTGCGAGTTATATTGCTAAGAGATTTGCAGCAAAAGAATCATACTCAAAGGCTTTAGGTTGTGGGATCTGTATCAATTTAAAATTTTGCGACATGGAGATTTTGCAAAATGATAAAGGTGCACCTTTTTGGAGTGATGACACAAAATTTGCAGGAGAATTTTACACCGCTCTTTCTATGAGTGATCAGTACCCATTTGCAATAGCCAATACAACTCTCATTAGAAGATAA
- the recA gene encoding recombinase RecA has product MTATFKKDSSNREGRDIALKTAIASIKKAHGSGAIMVLGEERQEFVETFPSGSIGLDIALGNGGFPKGRIVEIYGLESSGKTTIALQAIAEIQKRNGVAAFIDAEHAFDRSYASKIGVDVEKLLVSQPDYGEQALEIVDTLTRSGSVDIIVVDSVAALVPKAEIEGEMGDQHMGLQARLMSQALRKLTGVISKSKCTLIFINQIRMKIGISFGNPETTTGGNALKFYSSMRLEVRKSESIKDKEEFIGNRVKVKVVKNKLSSPFRVAEFDIIYGEGISKVGELVDIGAELNIIEKSGTWYSYNGVKIGQGRENAKKYLKDNNSIAEEIASKIMSATSITQNQKMPQQSEEVDDLVEISELEL; this is encoded by the coding sequence ATGACAGCTACTTTTAAAAAAGATTCCAGTAATCGAGAAGGTCGAGATATTGCTTTGAAAACGGCTATAGCATCCATAAAGAAAGCTCATGGTTCCGGAGCGATAATGGTGCTTGGTGAGGAAAGACAAGAGTTTGTAGAAACTTTTCCAAGTGGATCTATAGGTTTAGATATAGCACTTGGAAATGGTGGTTTTCCTAAAGGGAGAATAGTAGAGATTTATGGATTAGAAAGTTCCGGAAAAACTACCATTGCACTTCAAGCGATAGCTGAAATACAGAAAAGAAACGGAGTAGCAGCTTTCATAGATGCTGAGCATGCTTTTGATAGATCTTATGCGTCAAAAATTGGAGTAGATGTTGAAAAATTGTTGGTTTCTCAGCCTGATTATGGAGAGCAGGCATTAGAAATTGTTGATACTCTAACACGTTCTGGTTCTGTCGATATTATAGTAGTTGATAGTGTAGCGGCTTTAGTTCCTAAAGCTGAGATAGAAGGTGAAATGGGAGATCAGCACATGGGATTACAAGCACGTTTGATGAGTCAAGCTTTAAGAAAGCTTACTGGTGTAATATCAAAGAGTAAATGTACCCTTATCTTTATCAACCAAATTAGAATGAAAATAGGTATATCTTTTGGTAATCCAGAGACTACCACCGGTGGTAATGCATTGAAATTCTATTCTTCAATGAGATTAGAGGTAAGGAAATCTGAATCAATAAAAGATAAAGAAGAGTTTATAGGGAATAGAGTGAAAGTTAAAGTCGTTAAAAATAAGCTATCTTCCCCATTTAGAGTTGCTGAATTTGATATAATATATGGTGAAGGTATATCAAAAGTTGGTGAATTAGTAGATATTGGTGCAGAGTTGAATATCATAGAAAAGTCCGGTACTTGGTATTCCTATAATGGTGTAAAGATAGGACAAGGACGTGAGAATGCAAAAAAATATCTTAAAGATAACAATTCTATAGCGGAAGAAATTGCTAGTAAAATAATGTCAGCTACTTCTATTACTCAAAATCAAAAAATGCCTCAGCAAAGTGAAGAGGTGGACGATCTTGTAGAAATAAGTGAGTTGGAGTTATAA
- the pgsA gene encoding CDP-diacylglycerol--glycerol-3-phosphate 3-phosphatidyltransferase produces MHKIIKSIPNFITLLRILLIPVLVMSFYIPGSIGCYTATAIFIFVSITDLIDGYLARTLKSQSNFGRVFDPVADKMLIAAVLLMIAEQKIVPTPLIVIILCREIFVSGMREYLAVMRVEISVKLLGKVKTCAQMIAVTFLLLSREHLVREEVSIAIGFDVYFAGEYLIWSAAFLTLISGLAYFLEGMRKLNEYNTKQ; encoded by the coding sequence ATGCACAAGATTATTAAGTCTATACCAAACTTTATTACTTTACTCCGTATACTGCTTATACCGGTCTTGGTAATGTCATTTTACATACCAGGCTCAATAGGATGTTATACTGCTACTGCAATATTCATATTTGTAAGCATTACAGATTTAATAGATGGGTATTTAGCTCGCACACTAAAATCTCAGAGTAATTTTGGCAGAGTATTTGATCCAGTAGCAGATAAAATGCTAATCGCAGCAGTTTTGTTAATGATAGCAGAGCAGAAAATAGTACCTACTCCGTTAATAGTAATAATATTATGTAGAGAAATATTTGTTTCAGGAATGAGGGAATACTTGGCAGTAATGCGTGTAGAAATATCCGTCAAATTACTAGGTAAAGTAAAAACATGCGCACAGATGATAGCAGTTACATTCTTATTACTTTCTAGAGAACATTTAGTGAGAGAGGAGGTTAGCATAGCAATAGGATTTGATGTATACTTCGCTGGAGAATATTTAATATGGAGTGCAGCATTTTTAACATTAATCTCAGGACTTGCATACTTTCTAGAAGGAATGAGAAAGCTAAACGAATATAATACTAAACAATAG
- a CDS encoding Bax inhibitor-1/YccA family protein yields MMSRYEKRYYENIENTRSARADSVTYDAGLRTYMIKVYRDMTISLGITAFVAFLIMSVPPLARLLFGTPLYMIFMFAPLAIGWYSSAKFMTMSPSQVRNMLWLLASSIGVSISVITITFEIDMVLRAALITTGMFGGMSIYGYTTKSDLSGIGSFAMMGLIGMVVASIINIFMQSPVIYYVLSAVGVLVFTIMIAYDTQKVRDTYYMIGGGSDSAMSEKVAIYGAMTLYMDFINLFIHVVQLLRFMNGRRD; encoded by the coding sequence ATGATGAGTCGTTATGAAAAACGCTACTACGAAAATATAGAAAACACTAGAAGTGCTCGTGCAGATTCTGTGACTTATGATGCAGGGTTACGTACTTATATGATCAAAGTATATCGCGATATGACGATTTCTTTGGGAATTACTGCTTTTGTAGCCTTTCTTATTATGTCAGTTCCACCTCTTGCACGATTGTTGTTTGGAACCCCGCTTTATATGATATTTATGTTTGCCCCTCTTGCGATAGGTTGGTATAGTAGTGCAAAATTTATGACAATGTCACCATCTCAAGTACGTAATATGTTATGGTTGTTAGCGTCGTCTATTGGAGTTTCTATTTCAGTAATTACTATTACTTTTGAAATAGATATGGTATTACGAGCTGCTCTTATTACTACTGGGATGTTTGGAGGAATGAGTATATACGGATATACTACGAAAAGTGATTTATCAGGGATTGGCTCATTCGCTATGATGGGTTTAATAGGAATGGTAGTAGCTTCTATCATAAACATCTTTATGCAAAGTCCAGTAATATACTACGTCTTATCTGCTGTAGGTGTGCTTGTATTCACGATCATGATAGCATATGACACCCAGAAAGTTAGAGATACGTATTATATGATTGGAGGGGGAAGTGATTCTGCTATGTCTGAAAAAGTCGCAATTTATGGAGCTATGACATTATATATGGATTTTATTAATCTATTCATTCACGTGGTTCAGCTTCTCAGATTTATGAACGGACGAAGAGATTAG
- a CDS encoding ABC transporter substrate-binding protein encodes MIKRISFIIFISATLISSVYIIFSTRKDISRVVTIASCYGAHIALNEVVDGMRIAIAEENNNAKLIKYKAEYANFDRQPNALAYLHSPIPSVIATLATVTQSGKRSIREVVVIFASVNAPVKSTISKNVYSLPHNIIKVSEGQNIESMLEFAKKIMPNAKRVGILYSANGINKVRLLEEMRKSVNKKKFDLVSYPVTSSQDIQMQLQKLKDNIDFLYVKASGVIQPSLPMIAQECKKLGIPIINSSHNEVVDGYVLASFGVNYKNIGIKAARLAINIFKNKITPMQLKLESTYYTSYINEKQMEIFKIDKSLIPDDTIIISN; translated from the coding sequence ATGATTAAAAGAATATCATTTATCATTTTTATCAGTGCGACGTTAATTTCTTCGGTGTACATAATTTTTAGCACAAGGAAAGACATTTCTAGAGTTGTTACTATCGCAAGTTGTTACGGTGCACACATTGCTTTAAATGAAGTAGTAGACGGAATGCGAATAGCTATTGCTGAAGAAAATAATAATGCTAAGCTTATTAAGTACAAAGCAGAGTATGCTAATTTCGATCGGCAACCAAATGCTCTAGCATACCTCCATTCACCTATACCAAGTGTTATAGCTACACTAGCTACGGTAACACAAAGTGGAAAGAGAAGTATCAGAGAAGTAGTAGTAATATTTGCATCTGTAAATGCTCCAGTGAAATCTACTATATCAAAAAATGTTTATAGCCTACCGCATAACATAATAAAAGTTTCAGAAGGACAAAATATTGAATCAATGTTGGAGTTTGCAAAAAAAATTATGCCAAATGCTAAAAGAGTTGGAATACTCTATAGTGCAAACGGAATAAATAAAGTCCGCCTTTTAGAAGAAATGAGAAAGTCCGTAAATAAGAAAAAATTTGACTTAGTATCATATCCGGTAACTTCATCACAAGATATACAAATGCAATTGCAGAAATTAAAAGACAATATTGATTTTCTATACGTTAAAGCAAGTGGAGTAATACAACCATCTTTACCTATGATAGCTCAGGAGTGCAAAAAATTGGGTATACCTATAATAAATTCTAGTCATAATGAAGTTGTAGATGGATATGTCTTAGCAAGTTTTGGTGTTAATTATAAAAATATTGGAATAAAGGCTGCACGACTCGCAATAAATATTTTTAAAAATAAAATTACCCCAATGCAATTAAAACTCGAAAGCACATACTACACTTCGTACATAAACGAAAAGCAAATGGAGATTTTTAAAATAGATAAATCTCTTATTCCTGACGACACAATAATCATCTCGAATTAA
- a CDS encoding DUF3857 domain-containing protein: MRDRFLSYILLVSLILLPGVSYARWESVDDVHVKCKFLNIDIHVNADGKTEKVITKEYELVNERARKEYGTYTLVYEENSSKIEILEAKVINEGKSYIVPKKSIEIKPLASNTSGFDDKIQVIISFPNVKVGSRLFIKFKEMILKPMRPNHYIDSLSLGSIYTEKFNMNVHSEIPLKFSVNDPDDYIEVKADMDKKSQRAKNMVFTLKKPIVVRVIEESDSYISTENYPSVFLSSFENSKEFGDSFTPKFEAVISKELPPLLQEIKMEAVKYTDIITKLNVITSLLNERIRYMGDWREVNGEIFPRSLKQITDTGVADCKEFSSCVVAILRSMNIEANIALVYRGYLYQPPANSSFIFRCNHAIVRLTGRDGKVYWIDPTNFISMADGVFPDISAREALVLKSSGSVIESIPEIDYRHSNIKIESKIQLLNKEKREIHEEGLVEICGESAIPFTGAELLYPRHVIERAMFYTIVEGASKAIDYSSLKRKEVAMPALTSRSVKVIPIKYSYIIPDAYSVTNMGFGFSIQWSEFQQYISVFDDRVSHLFVNAPYSIFSKKLFLNTSAENLQILNFQITSPWLIAKQSVKSNGRDLEIQRELHVLSKIITPKEMHSKSFRDMQAELRKQVEVVLIFNTQK; encoded by the coding sequence ATGAGAGATAGATTTTTATCTTATATATTATTGGTTAGTTTAATTCTTCTTCCTGGTGTTTCATATGCTAGATGGGAATCAGTTGATGATGTACATGTAAAATGCAAATTCTTAAATATTGATATACATGTTAATGCAGATGGTAAAACTGAGAAAGTGATTACAAAAGAATATGAGCTTGTAAATGAGAGAGCACGTAAGGAATATGGAACATACACCCTAGTATATGAGGAAAATTCTAGTAAGATCGAAATCTTAGAAGCTAAAGTTATAAACGAAGGCAAATCTTATATCGTTCCTAAAAAATCAATAGAAATAAAACCTTTAGCGAGCAACACAAGCGGTTTTGATGATAAAATTCAAGTAATTATATCATTTCCAAATGTAAAAGTAGGAAGTAGGTTGTTTATAAAATTTAAAGAGATGATTTTAAAGCCTATGCGCCCGAATCATTATATCGATTCATTATCACTAGGTTCGATTTATACTGAAAAATTCAATATGAATGTTCATTCAGAGATTCCATTAAAATTTTCTGTTAACGATCCGGACGATTATATTGAAGTAAAAGCTGATATGGATAAGAAATCTCAAAGAGCTAAGAATATGGTATTTACACTCAAAAAACCAATAGTAGTTCGCGTCATTGAAGAAAGTGATTCTTATATCAGTACAGAAAATTATCCTTCTGTATTTCTTTCGTCATTTGAGAATTCTAAAGAATTTGGTGATTCATTTACTCCTAAATTTGAAGCTGTTATTTCGAAAGAACTACCTCCATTGCTTCAAGAAATAAAAATGGAAGCTGTAAAGTATACTGATATCATAACAAAACTTAATGTAATTACGTCATTGCTAAATGAGAGGATAAGATACATGGGAGATTGGCGGGAAGTGAACGGGGAAATATTTCCGCGTAGTCTGAAACAAATTACTGATACAGGAGTTGCTGATTGCAAAGAGTTTTCTTCTTGTGTAGTTGCTATTTTACGTTCTATGAATATTGAGGCTAACATAGCATTAGTATATCGAGGTTATTTATATCAACCACCTGCTAATTCTTCGTTTATTTTCCGATGTAATCATGCAATTGTACGTCTAACTGGACGTGATGGTAAAGTGTATTGGATTGATCCAACGAATTTTATCAGTATGGCAGATGGTGTATTTCCTGATATTAGTGCTCGAGAAGCTCTTGTGCTAAAATCTTCAGGTTCTGTAATTGAAAGTATTCCAGAAATAGATTACAGGCATTCAAATATAAAAATTGAATCAAAAATACAACTGCTAAATAAAGAAAAAAGAGAAATTCATGAAGAAGGTTTAGTAGAAATATGTGGAGAAAGTGCCATTCCATTTACTGGTGCAGAGCTTCTTTATCCAAGACATGTTATAGAGCGTGCAATGTTTTACACAATAGTAGAGGGAGCTAGTAAAGCGATAGATTATTCATCTTTAAAACGGAAAGAAGTTGCTATGCCAGCGCTTACATCCAGAAGTGTTAAGGTAATCCCTATTAAATATAGTTATATCATTCCAGATGCTTACTCCGTAACAAATATGGGGTTTGGGTTTTCTATACAATGGTCTGAATTTCAGCAATATATCAGTGTTTTTGATGATAGAGTAAGTCACTTATTTGTAAATGCGCCTTATTCCATTTTCTCAAAAAAGTTATTTTTAAATACGAGTGCAGAAAATCTACAAATTCTAAATTTTCAAATTACATCTCCATGGTTAATAGCGAAGCAATCAGTAAAATCAAATGGAAGAGATTTAGAGATACAAAGAGAATTGCATGTGTTGAGTAAAATTATTACTCCGAAAGAAATGCATTCTAAAAGTTTTCGTGATATGCAAGCAGAATTAAGGAAACAAGTGGAAGTAGTACTAATATTTAATACTCAAAAATAG
- the rpsI gene encoding 30S ribosomal protein S9 codes for MKNTSTTASTSAVAEKAPNNAASLNVKVRKKKQKFFSTSQTRLYGTGRRKSSVARVWVAEGSGRFLVNHKSLHDYFSASEYVMPSIIKPFVALGATAEKYDVFCTVKGGGTTGQSQAIMHGISRALVCGDNEASEVRKALKVFKLLTRDSREVERKKYGLRGARKSTQFSKR; via the coding sequence ATGAAAAATACAAGTACCACCGCGTCTACTTCTGCGGTTGCTGAGAAAGCTCCTAACAATGCAGCGAGTCTTAATGTGAAAGTGAGAAAGAAAAAGCAGAAGTTTTTTTCTACATCTCAGACACGTTTATATGGCACTGGTAGAAGAAAATCATCTGTCGCTAGAGTTTGGGTAGCAGAAGGGAGTGGAAGATTTTTGGTAAACCACAAATCTTTACATGATTATTTTTCTGCTTCAGAATATGTAATGCCTAGTATTATTAAGCCATTTGTCGCTTTAGGGGCAACTGCTGAAAAGTATGACGTTTTCTGTACGGTCAAAGGTGGAGGAACTACAGGGCAATCACAGGCTATTATGCATGGCATCAGTAGAGCATTAGTTTGTGGTGATAATGAAGCTAGTGAAGTGAGGAAAGCACTAAAAGTATTCAAGCTTCTTACTAGAGATAGCAGGGAGGTTGAACGTAAAAAATATGGGCTTCGCGGTGCTAGAAAGAGTACACAATTCTCTAAACGTTAA
- a CDS encoding DUF167 domain-containing protein, translating to MTIVLLYAILVMQRLCYRHDFSLKMVINVKVMVNASKSEIMGFEEDLFGNKTLRVRVSATPQDGKANIMLIKLLATHFNVSRSDITIIKGATSRTKLIRIKQLKLQ from the coding sequence ATGACAATCGTTCTATTGTATGCAATACTAGTCATGCAACGTTTATGCTATCGACATGATTTTAGCTTGAAAATGGTAATAAATGTGAAGGTAATGGTAAACGCTTCTAAAAGTGAAATTATGGGATTTGAAGAAGATCTTTTTGGCAATAAAACACTTCGAGTTAGAGTAAGTGCAACGCCACAGGACGGTAAAGCAAATATTATGTTGATTAAACTACTAGCTACTCATTTTAATGTTTCGCGTAGCGATATAACTATTATAAAAGGAGCAACTTCCAGAACGAAATTGATTAGAATAAAGCAGTTAAAATTGCAATAA